Below is a window of Campylobacter canadensis DNA.
TCATTAGCAAAAAGCTCTAAAAAGTGGTTTATTTTTTCATCAAGTTTAAAAATTGGCGGATTGTATTCTATAATTAGTGCCTTTTTGCAAGAAGAAAAAATAAATGATATTAAACTTGTAAGCTTTGAGTATGAAGATGAATTTATTACTCACGGAGATAGCAGTGTAGTAGAAGAATCGCTAGGTTTAGATATAAACAGTATTAAAGAAAAAATTAAAAAGGAGCTTAATTGATAATTTGTGCAGGTAATACAGAAAATTATGATTTTGCTAAAAGCGTTGGCGTAGGGAATATTCAAGTAGCTATTAATTTAAGCAAGATTATTTTAGAAAATAAAGTAAAAAGATTAATTTTTGTAGGCTCAATGGGGCTTTATACTAAAGAAAATGAACTTTTTTCAATTTTTGAATTTGATGATGCAAACAATATAGAACTTTCATCTTTAAATAATCAAAGCTACACTCCGCTTAATAGCACAATAAGTTCAAAATTAAACTCAAATAATTTTATTTGTAAGGATTTTTCTTTAGCTAATAAAATGTATGAAAAATATTCTTTTATTGGTGAAAATATGGAAGCTTTTGGCTTTTTTTCTTGTGCAAAATATTTTAATATAAATGCAAAAGCAATTTTAATTGCTACAAATTATTGTGATGAAAACGCACATTCAACTTATTTAAATAATTATAAAAAGGCAAATGAATTACTAGAAAATTATTTAGAAAATAAAGGATATTTGTGAAAGAAATTTTAGATTATTTGCCAGAAGAATACGGCTTAAATCCAAGTTTTAATAATAATCAATTAGCAAAATTTATTTATCAAAAATATATAAATGATTTTGATGAAGCTACAAGTCTTTCAAAGGATTTAAGAGCAAAATTAAAAAAGGAATTTAATCTTATGCCTTTAAAGCTTAAAAATAAACAAATAAGCATTGATAAAAGTATTAAATTCTTATTTGAATTAAATGATAAACACACAGTAGAAAGTGTTTTATTACCTATGAAGCAAGAGCGTGTTGAAAATGGGATTAAAAAAAGCGCAAAATATACAATTTGCATTAGCTCTCAAGTAGGTTGCAAGAGTGGTTGCAGTTTTTGTTTAACAGGAAAAAGTGGGCTTATTAGAAATCTTAGTAGTGCTGAAATTGTTGCACAGGTTTTATTTATAAAAAAATACGCACAAATTCCTTATGAGCATGGAGTAAATATAGTTTTTATGGGAATGGGAGAACCGCTTGATAATTTAAATGCAGTTGCAAAAGCAGTAAAGATACTAGCTCACAATGATACTCTTGCAATTTCTCCAAGAAGACAAACAATCTCAACTAGCGGTCTAGCAAAGCAAATTATTGAGTTAGGCAAAATGAATTTAGGTGTTTTACTTGCCATTTCTTTACATGCTGTAAATGATGAATTAAGAGATAAATTAATGCCTATTAATAAAGCTTACAATATTAAAAGCGTACTTGATGCAATAAGGCAATTTCCTATTGATGCTAGAAAAAGAGTTATGTTTGAATATTTATGCCTTGGCGGTATAAATGATGATATTAGCCACGCTAAAGCCTTAGTAAAATTATTGCACGGAATTAAGGCTAAGATTAATTTAATTTATTTTAACCCACACAAAGGTAGTGAATACAAAAGACCTAGCGAAGAAAGGGTTATTGCATTTAGAGATTACTTACAAGCACACGGACAAAATGCTACTATTAGGCAAAGCAAAGGTCTTGATATAAGCGCTGCTTGTGGGCAATTACAAGATGAGCAAAAAAGATTAGAGGAGGTACAATGAAAGAGGTTGCAAGTTTTTGGTATAGTAAAAATCTAAAATCATCACTGGGGGGGGGTATTTTAGATAAATTAGCATTTAAAAAAAATGTAAATAATTGTGGTTTAAGTAGTTTAGAAATACTTTGTATAAAAAGTTTTATTGATAATAATTTTACCTTTACCTTATATACATACGATAAAAACAATGAATTGTTTAATCGATTACAAAAAGAATTAAAAAATTTTTATGTAAAAGATGCGAATGAAATTGTAGATTTTAGTGAATATTTTGATGATAATCGTGGTGCTGGAGTTGCAGCTTTTAGTGATTATTTTCGTTTTAGAATGATAAATAAAAGTAATGTTGCTTGGGTTGATACTGATATGCTTTGCTTGAAAGAATTTGATTTGAGTGATTATGTTGTAATTACACAAGCAGGTAGTGATGGTCATTTAAGCCCTACAACTTCAATGCTAAAATACCCACAAAATAGTGAATTAGCAAATTATTTAATAGATGAAAGTAAAAAAATAATTGCAGGTAAAAAAATGGTTGAATGGGGAGTTATCGGACCAGTGTTTTTAGCAAGAGCTATAAAAGAACTAAAATTAGAGCATATTTTAAAAGAGCAAGAATATGCTTGTGCTATAAATTGGGCTGATTATCAATATTTTACAAGCGCATCATATATTGATTTTCCACAAAATAGCGTTTGTGCGCACCTTTGGACTGAAATGTGGAAGGGCTTTAGAGGTTTACCAGCAATAAATAAAGATATTAAAGCACCATTTAATAGTATTTATGAAAGATATAAAAGAAAACATAATATTTATGAATTTTTAGAAAAACTTTCGTATAAATTGTAATCTTTGTAGCCAAAAGGCTACAAAAGTTATAAAGAATATCTTGCTACAAAATTTAAGCTCAAATCTTTCTTGATATGTCCGCTTAAACTTTTATCAATATCAAAATTTAATTTTAACTTATCACTTGCTTTATAGCTAGTTGAAAGCGAGATATCAAAAGTGTTTTCTCTATCTAGCTTTATATCAAGTTTATTAATTTTCATAGGAATTAAATCAGTTGTATAAGCAAAACCACCCCTAAATGATAATTTATCATTTACATTCATTCCTGCGAATAAATTTGTTTTAAGTAAAGAACCGTAAATATTCATATTTGAACCTGATTTTGGTGAAACTATGTTTAAATATGGTAAAAGCTCAATACTAGGCTCAATGTAGTAATTATTTATATCATATCTATAACCAAGCTCGGCAATAAAGCTTAATAAAGCTTGTTTGTTATCGCTAGTAAAATTAAAATTAGCCTTAGCACTTAAATCATAAAATAAGCCATTATTTAATAAGCTTGAATAATAAGCTCCTACACCTAAATATCCATCAAAATCACTAATTTTAGAATAATTAATCATAAAACCTAAAAAATTATCTGCATTGCTAGTAGAATTAAGTTTATCATAACCTGCTTGTAAATACACACTATTAAAATTGTTATCATAAACATTGTATCTAGTATAAGATAATCTTGCCCAAGCCCCGCTTGATTTAGCATCGTCTCTTAATTCTCCCATTCTTTTATTTAAATCATTAGAACTTGCTAAAACGCTAAGATAGGTTGAGCCAATTATGTTTGAGCTTAAATATATTTCATTTTTGCTTGGAATTTTAATAGATGATATAAGATTACCTATGTAATCATTTATATTTGCATTCTCACTCGCCCAAGCAGGTAAAGTAGAATTATCTAAAACATAACTTAATGCCTCTTGTAAAACTTTATTACTAGCATTATAAAAAGCTATTAAATTTGCATAATCTTGTGTTGTTAGTTTAGATGGGTCTTCAGGTAATGTTGAATATTTTTTTCTAATTCTGTATTAATTGTATCAAATGAGCTAGAAATTTTGCTAATACGAGCAAGATTATCTAGCGTATCTTGACCTGCTAGCATATGAGTTAAAGATAATTTTGTTGATTTTTCAAGTAAAGATTGCAAAGTTTGCTTTTGCTCTTGTGTAAGATTAGTTTTATTAATATCATTTTTTATTGATTCATTTTCAGCTAATTCATCTTTTAAGATAGAATTATAGTCTTTAATAAAGTTATCATTATTTATTTTAGCTTGTTGCTTATATTGACTTAAGTCTATATAACTACTTTTGGTACTGTTACAATTAACACCTATGGTAGCTAAACATTGTTTATTTATATAATCTTTTAACGCAGCTTCATCGTTTAAAGCATTAATTTCTTTATATGTTCCTGTTTGAAAATTACTGTCTAAAGGGTTTAAATCCACTAAAGTGTAAGCGTAAGAATTTGCTAATAAAAAAGTAGCGATTAAAGAGTGTTTAAGACCCCCCCCAATTTTACAATTTTTTGTCATTTTGTATCCTTTTTGTTAATTTAAAAAGAGCAAATATTAACAAAAAAATTATCTAAATGTAATATTTTTTTATAATTTTTAACTCAATTAGAGCTAAAAATTATTTAAAAAAAGATTTTATTTTTTCAAAAAGTCCGTGCTGCTCTTCGTTTTCACTACTTCCAATTCCAAAAGATGAATTTAATTTTTCTAATAATTGTTTTTGTTCATCGTTTAACTTTTTAGGGAATTTTATACTAAGTTGCACATACTGGTCGCCAATTCTTCCTGTATGTGGGTCTTTTACACCTTCATTTGGTATTTTTATTAATTCTTTATCGCTTATTCCTAAAGGAATTTGTAAATTAGCTTCTCCACGGATTGTAGGCACTTTAATACTAGCTCCCATTGCAGCTTGTGTAAATAAAATTGGCACATCAATATAAATATCATTGTTTTTTCTAATAAATTTTGAATCTTTTTGAACTCTTAATTTTACATACAAATCACTTCTTTGTTTATTTGCTCCAATGTTTCCTTTAGCATTGCAGCGTAAAGTAACTGCATTATCTACACCTTCTGGAATATTAATTTCTATTTCATCTTCTTTTTGAGTATAGCTTAAACCATTGCAAGCCTTGCATTTTTCTTTGATAATCTTGCCTTTACCATTGCAACTTTGACAAGTGCTTTGAATGTTAAAAAAGCCTTGTCTAATAAAGATTTTACCTTTACCTTTGCAGCTTGGGCATTGATTTAGGTTTTTATCTTGAGCACCTGTACCATCGCATTTTTCGCAAAGGCATTTATATGTGTATTTAAATTTCTTTTTGCAGCCAAATACTGCTTCTTTAAATGTTAAATCCAATGTAGCAAACAAATCTTCATTAATCTCATCTTCTTCGCTCATATCATCACCAAAAAACGAAGAAAAAATATCCTCAAAAGAAGAAAAACCACCAAAACCGCCGCCAAATCCACCTTGACTTTTAAGCCCATCTTCACCGTATCTATCATACATTGCTCTTTTATTTTCATCACTTAAAACTTCATAGGCTGCATTTATTTCTTTAAATTTTTCTTCTGTTTCTTTGTTGCCTTGATTTCTATCAGGATGGTATTTTAGTGCCAATTTACGATAAGCTTTTTTTATTTCATCTGCACTAGAATTTTTGCTAACACCTAAAATCTCGTAAAAATCTCGCATTTTTTTCCTTTTGATTAATAATTGTAAATATTTAATAGTTAGAATAATAAAACTTTAATAGATAAAGGTGTAAAAATGATTAATGTAATTATGATTGAAGACGATATTGAGTTTGCTAATTTACTCACTGAGTACTTAGCTAAATTTAACATACAAGTAAAACAATACAGCGACCCTTATTTAGGATTAAGTGCAGGTATAAGCGATTTTGATTGTATGATTTTAGACCTTACTTTACCAGGACTTGATGGGCTTGAAGTTTGTAAAGAAGTTAGAAAAAAATTCGATATTCCAATTATCATTTCAAGTGCAAGAACTGATTTAAGTGATAAGGTTTTAGGTTTAGGCTTGGGGGCTGATGACTATTTACCAAAACCATATGACCCTAAAGAAATGCAAGCTAGAATTACTTCTTTAGTAAGAAGATATAAAAAAACTTTAGCACCGCAAATCGACCCTAACTCTAAGTTCAAAGTAGAGCATGAAAAACACGAAATTTTTTATGATGGACAGCTTTTAACGCTAACACCTGCAGAATATGATATTTTGCACTTTTTGATAAAAAAACACGGCTTTTCAATCTCAAGAGAAGAATTAGCAAATAACTGCAAATCTTTAAGAGAAAAAGACTCTAAGAGTTTAGATGTAATCATAGGAAGATTAAGAGCTAAAATTAATGATAATTCAAGAGAGCCAAAACATATTTTTTCAGTTCGTGGAATTGGCTATAAACTTCTTGGATAATGATTTATACACTACAAAGCAAGTTTTTGTTCTTTTTTGCATTAACTTGCTTACTTGTTGTTGCTTTATTTATAAGCATTGACCAAGTTATAAAAACAAATTCAGAAAACGAAGAATTACAAAGACAATATTTCATCTCGCATAGTGTTGCTAAACTTTATAATTTAGGTTTAGGCAATGAGGTTGATAATTATTTAATTAGTGCTAACTTATATAAAGTTAGTGAAAGTGAAAAAATTTTAAATATTATTAGTAATGCAAGAAATGTTTTTACAAGAATTTTGGATATCGGTTATATAAGATGTTATGAATTAGATGATGTATTTTATTTGCAAATTGATTTAAAAAATAGTGCAGGTGTTGCTATGTATGCAAGTAAATATACACCTAATCTAAACAGGCTTATATTAATTGCTGGTTTATTTATAGCTTTGTTAGTGTTTTTTACCTTTTATTATTTTACATTAAAAGATATTATAAAACCGCTTAAAAAGCTATCAGTTCATATTAAAAATTGGAATGTGGGCAATCATCATATTTTTAAATATACTAAAAATGATGAAATATCAACTGTTATTAAAGAAGTAAATAAATTAACTAGAAACATAAACGAGTTAATTCAATCAAGACAATTTTTTATACGCTCAATTATGCACGAGCTTAAAACCCCTATTGGAAAAGGAAAAATTCTTGTAGCACTTTTTGAAGAAAGCTCTAAAACAAGGCAACTTGATAATATTTTTGATAGATTAAATATGTTGCTTAATGAGTTTAATAAAATTGAGCAAATTTTAACAAAAAACTATACATTAAATATTCAAACTTATAGACTGCATGTTATTTACGAACAAGCTTTAGATATGCTAATGATTGAGCCAGGAGATGCTAGAATTGCAGTAAAAATTAATGCTCAAAAACAAATTGATGTGGATTTAGAATTATTTTCAATGCTTGTTAAAAATCTTTTGGATAATGCTTTAAAATATTCAAGCGATGGCAAGTGCGAATTTGTTGTTGATGAAGATAAAATAAGTGTTATTAATAATGGGGCTGCTTTAAAAGAACCCTTTGAATATTACCTTGGAACCTTTGTAAGGGGTGAAAGCACTAATAATACTCACGGATTTGGTTTAGGGCTTTATTTAATTGATTATATTTGCACATTGCATAATTTTACCTTTGCTTATCATTATGATACAAGGCATCATTTTAAGGTGATTTTTTGAAAGAATTTGAAAAATTATGCAAGAATTTTAATAAAATTCAAGGCGTAGGAAAAAAAACTGCTTTAAAAATGGCTTATCATTTATGTTATGAAAATAAAAATCTTTTAGAAGAATTAGCTCACTCTTTAAAAAGTGCAAGTTCTGCTATTAAAGAATGTGAAATTTGCGGAGCTTTGTGTGAAGATTATTTGTGCGATGAGTGTTTAAATGAAGATTTAGAAAAAAGTGTATGTTTAGTAGAAAGTGCAAAAGATATCTTTTTTTTAAAAGATTGCAATGCCTATGAAGGTAGATATTTTGTTTTTGCAAAGGCTAATGAATATTATTTAAAAAAACTAGAAAATATGATTAATAAATACAATATACAAGAAATAATTATTGCTTATACACCAAGTGTTAGCACCGATACTTTATGCTTTTATTTAGAAAATTATTTTATAAATAAAAATCTAAGTATTAGTAAAATTGCACAAGGAATTCCAAACGGAGTAAAAATTCAAGATATTGACCAAAGTTCATTAAGTAGTGCTATTTTAAATAGAGTAAAATTTACATAAGGGAATAAAATGAAAAGAGTGTTATTTTTAATATTTTTTATTTGTTTTTTTGTAAGAGCAGA
It encodes the following:
- a CDS encoding purine-nucleoside phosphorylase, whose product is MIICAGNTENYDFAKSVGVGNIQVAINLSKIILENKVKRLIFVGSMGLYTKENELFSIFEFDDANNIELSSLNNQSYTPLNSTISSKLNSNNFICKDFSLANKMYEKYSFIGENMEAFGFFSCAKYFNINAKAILIATNYCDENAHSTYLNNYKKANELLENYLENKGYL
- the rlmN gene encoding 23S rRNA (adenine(2503)-C(2))-methyltransferase RlmN, whose amino-acid sequence is MKEILDYLPEEYGLNPSFNNNQLAKFIYQKYINDFDEATSLSKDLRAKLKKEFNLMPLKLKNKQISIDKSIKFLFELNDKHTVESVLLPMKQERVENGIKKSAKYTICISSQVGCKSGCSFCLTGKSGLIRNLSSAEIVAQVLFIKKYAQIPYEHGVNIVFMGMGEPLDNLNAVAKAVKILAHNDTLAISPRRQTISTSGLAKQIIELGKMNLGVLLAISLHAVNDELRDKLMPINKAYNIKSVLDAIRQFPIDARKRVMFEYLCLGGINDDISHAKALVKLLHGIKAKINLIYFNPHKGSEYKRPSEERVIAFRDYLQAHGQNATIRQSKGLDISAACGQLQDEQKRLEEVQ
- a CDS encoding autotransporter outer membrane beta-barrel domain-containing protein, producing the protein MRKKYSTLPEDPSKLTTQDYANLIAFYNASNKVLQEALSYVLDNSTLPAWASENANINDYIGNLISSIKIPSKNEIYLSSNIIGSTYLSVLASSNDLNKRMGELRDDAKSSGAWARLSYTRYNVYDNNFNSVYLQAGYDKLNSTSNADNFLGFMINYSKISDFDGYLGVGAYYSSLLNNGLFYDLSAKANFNFTSDNKQALLSFIAELGYRYDINNYYIEPSIELLPYLNIVSPKSGSNMNIYGSLLKTNLFAGMNVNDKLSFRGGFAYTTDLIPMKINKLDIKLDRENTFDISLSTSYKASDKLKLNFDIDKSLSGHIKKDLSLNFVARYSL
- the dnaJ gene encoding molecular chaperone DnaJ, with protein sequence MRDFYEILGVSKNSSADEIKKAYRKLALKYHPDRNQGNKETEEKFKEINAAYEVLSDENKRAMYDRYGEDGLKSQGGFGGGFGGFSSFEDIFSSFFGDDMSEEDEINEDLFATLDLTFKEAVFGCKKKFKYTYKCLCEKCDGTGAQDKNLNQCPSCKGKGKIFIRQGFFNIQSTCQSCNGKGKIIKEKCKACNGLSYTQKEDEIEINIPEGVDNAVTLRCNAKGNIGANKQRSDLYVKLRVQKDSKFIRKNNDIYIDVPILFTQAAMGASIKVPTIRGEANLQIPLGISDKELIKIPNEGVKDPHTGRIGDQYVQLSIKFPKKLNDEQKQLLEKLNSSFGIGSSENEEQHGLFEKIKSFFK
- a CDS encoding response regulator transcription factor translates to MINVIMIEDDIEFANLLTEYLAKFNIQVKQYSDPYLGLSAGISDFDCMILDLTLPGLDGLEVCKEVRKKFDIPIIISSARTDLSDKVLGLGLGADDYLPKPYDPKEMQARITSLVRRYKKTLAPQIDPNSKFKVEHEKHEIFYDGQLLTLTPAEYDILHFLIKKHGFSISREELANNCKSLREKDSKSLDVIIGRLRAKINDNSREPKHIFSVRGIGYKLLG
- a CDS encoding ArsS family sensor histidine kinase, with protein sequence MIYTLQSKFLFFFALTCLLVVALFISIDQVIKTNSENEELQRQYFISHSVAKLYNLGLGNEVDNYLISANLYKVSESEKILNIISNARNVFTRILDIGYIRCYELDDVFYLQIDLKNSAGVAMYASKYTPNLNRLILIAGLFIALLVFFTFYYFTLKDIIKPLKKLSVHIKNWNVGNHHIFKYTKNDEISTVIKEVNKLTRNINELIQSRQFFIRSIMHELKTPIGKGKILVALFEESSKTRQLDNIFDRLNMLLNEFNKIEQILTKNYTLNIQTYRLHVIYEQALDMLMIEPGDARIAVKINAQKQIDVDLELFSMLVKNLLDNALKYSSDGKCEFVVDEDKISVINNGAALKEPFEYYLGTFVRGESTNNTHGFGLGLYLIDYICTLHNFTFAYHYDTRHHFKVIF
- a CDS encoding recombination protein RecR, with amino-acid sequence MKEFEKLCKNFNKIQGVGKKTALKMAYHLCYENKNLLEELAHSLKSASSAIKECEICGALCEDYLCDECLNEDLEKSVCLVESAKDIFFLKDCNAYEGRYFVFAKANEYYLKKLENMINKYNIQEIIIAYTPSVSTDTLCFYLENYFINKNLSISKIAQGIPNGVKIQDIDQSSLSSAILNRVKFT